ATGTCATTTCCGTCGAGGACCGCGTCGAAGCCGCAATGCACATGGGCGCCATCGGTTACGCGGTCAAGCCGACCACCCGCGAGGAGCTCAAGGACGTGTTCGCGCGCCTGGAGGCCAAGCTGACCCAGAAGGTCAAGCGGGTGCTGCTGGTGGAAGACGACGACCTGCAGCGCGACAGCATTACTCGCCTGATCGGCGACGAAGACATCGAGATCACCGCCGTCGGCCTCGCCCAGCAAGCCCTGGATCTGCTGCGCGACAACGTCTATGACTGCATGATCATCGACCTCAAGCTGCCAGACATGCTCGGTAACGATCTGCTCAAGCGCATGTCCAGCGAAGAGATCTGTTCGTTCCCGCCCGTGATCGTCTACACCGGGCGCAACCTGACGCGCGATGAAGAAGCCGAGCTGCGCAAGTATTCGCGCTCGATCATCATCAAGGGCGCACGTTCGCCGGAGCGCCTGCTGGACGAAGTGACACTCTTTCTGCACAAAGTCGAATCCAGGCTGTCACATGAACGGCAGCGGATGCTTCAGACTGCCCGCAGCCGCGACAAGGTTTTCGAAGGCCGCAAGGTGCTGTTGGTGGATGACGATGTGCGCAACATCTTTGCCCTGACCAGCGCCCTGGAGGCGAAAGGCGCGATCGTGGTCATCGGTCGTAACGGCTACGAGGCGATCGAACGCCTGAATGAAGTCGAGGACATCGACCTGGTGCTGATGGACGTGATGATGCCCGAGATGGATGGCTTTGAAGCCACCACGCTGATCCGCAAGGACCCACGCTGGCAGAAACTGCCCATCATCGCGGTGACGGCCAAGGCCATGAAAGATGACCAGGAGCGGTGCCTGGCGGCCGGCTCCAACGATTACCTGGCCAAGCCGATCGACCTGGATCGCCTGTTTTCACTGATTCGCGTGTGGTTGCCGAATATGGAAAGAATTTAGTGGAACGTAACACTGACATTGAACTTCGTCTGTTGATCGAAGCGATCTACCTGAAGTACAGCTACGACTTCCGTGATTACTCCGGCGCTTCCATCAAGCGCCGGGTCCTGCATGCGTTGAGCCAGTTCGATTGCAAGACCATCTCGGCGCTGCAGGAGCGGGTGCTGCATGATCCGGGGGCCTTCATGCAATTGCTGCAATTGCTGACGATCCCCGTCAGCGAGATGTTCCGCGACCCCTCGCATTTCCTGGCGATCCGCGAGGAAGTGGTGCCGCTGCTCAAGACCTATCCCTCGATCAAGATCTGGATCGCCGGCTGCAGCACTGGGGAAGAGGTCTACTCCATGGCGATCCTGCTGCGCGAGGAGGGGCTGCTGGAGCGCACGCTCATCTACGCGACGGACATCAATCCGCGGTCGTTGGAAAAGGCCAAGCAAGGCATTTTCTCCTTGGAAAACGTCAGGGCCTACACGCAAAACTATCAGCGGGCGGGAGGCCGGCAGTCATTTGCCGATTACTACACTGCCGCCTACGATTACGCCATGTTCGATAAAACCTTGTGCCAGAACGTGACGTTTGCCGACCACAGCCTGGCGACCGATAGCGTTTTCTCGGAAACACAGTTAATTTCCTGTCGTAACGTATTGATATATTTCAATAAAAAACTGCAAGATCGTGCCTTCGGCTTGTTCCACGAATCCCTCTGCCATCGTGGTTTCCTGGTGTTGGGCAGCAAGGAAACGCTGGATTTTTCGGTGTTTGGCAAGCAATTTGAACCGTTGGTCAAACAGGAACGGATCTATCGCAAGTTATGAAATCAATGACGGACAGGTCCAGGCCCGCGATCGAGGCCATTGTCGTCGGCGCGTCTGCCGGCGGCGTCGAAGCGCTGCTGAAAGTGTTCAGCCGATTGCGCCCAGGGTTCAGCTTGCCAATCCTGGTGGTGTTGCATCTGCCGGACGAGCGTCATAGCCAACTGGCCCAAGTATTCGGTCATCGCCTCGCGGTACCGGTGGAGGAAGCCCGGGACAAACAGGACATCGTGCCCGGAACCTTATACGTTGCGACGCCCGGTTATCACCTGTCGATCGAGGCTGACCGTAGCCTGTCCTTGAGCCTGGAAGAACCGGTGCACCACTCTCGCCCCTCCATTGATGTGTTGTTCGAGTCGGCCGCCGATGTCTATGGCGGTCATTTGCTGGCAGTCGTGCTGACCGGTGCCAATAGCGATGGTGCACGGGGCCTGGCCAAGGTCAAGGCGCTGGGTGGCATCACGGTTGTCCAGGACCCGGAGGAGGCGCAGGTCCCAACCATGCCCGAAGCGGCACTTACCTTGCACGAGCCCGACCACATCCTCACTTTGCAGGGCATCGGCCAATTGCTGGCCGGCCTGGAATGAATCATATGCCAAGAGATATTCAAGCCAAACTGCTGATCGTCGATGATCTGCCTGAGAATCTGTTGGCCCTGGAAGCGTTGATCAAACGCGACGACCGTCAGGTCTATAAAGCGTTGTCGGCGGACGAAGCATTGTCCCTGCTGTTGCAACATGATTTTGCCCTGGCAATCATCGACGTACAGATGCCGGGCATGAACGGTTTCGAACTGGCCGAGCTGATGCGCGGCACGGAAAAGACCCGCAGTATCCCGATCATCTTCGTCAGCGCCGCCGGCCGCGAGCGCAACTACGCCTTCACTGGCTACGAGAATGGCGCGGTGGATTTCCTGCACAAGCCACTGGACAACCATGCGGTCAAAAGCAAGGTCAACGTATTCGTCGAGCTTTATCGCCAGCGCAAGGCGATGAAGGAGCAGGTGATTGCCCTCGAGCAGAGCCGTCGGGAGCAGGAGCAACTGCTTCAGCAACTGCAAGCCACCCGCAGCGAGCTCGAACAGGCGGTGCGCATGCGTGACGACTTCATGTCGATCGTCGCCCATGAGGTGCGTACGCCGCTCAACGGGCTGATCCTGGAAACGCAGTTGCGCAAGATGCACCTGGCCCGGGACAACGCCGCGGCGTTCACCCTGGACAAGGTGAAGGCGATGGTCGAGCGTGACGAGCGCCAGATCAAGAGCCTGATCCGCTTGATCGAAGACATGCTGGACGTGTCGCGGATTCGCACCGGCAAGCTGTCCATCCGTCCGACTCGCTTCAACTTGACGGCGCTGGTGCAGAACCTGCTGCATAACTTCCAGCCGCAGATCGCCGCCGCCGAATGCACGGTGACCTGTACCGCCGAATCATCGGTGGAAGGGCATTGGGATGAGTTTCGCATCGAGCAGGTGGTTTCGAACCTTTTGACCAACGCGTTGCGCTATGGCAGCAAGAGTCCGATCGAGGTGCGGGTCTACCAGACGCCCGATCATGCCTGCGTCGAAGTCCAGGACCATGGCATCGGCATCAGCGAAGAGAATCAGGCGCGCATTTTCCAGCAATTCGAACGGGTGTCCTCCAAGGCTGCCGCGACGGGCCTGGGGTTGGGGCTGTTCATCTCCGAGCAGATCGTCACCGCCCACGGCGGTATCATCACGGTCAATAGTCGCCTCAACGAAGGGGCGTTATTCCGCGTTTGTCTGCCTTTTCAGAAAACTGGCGAACGGACGCAACCTCTGAGCGACCCCAAGGTCGTATCAGCAGCTATTGATCCAACAAAGGCTTCTCATGAGTGAAGATGCGCAAGACGTTGTACTGATCGTCGAGGATGACCCATCGATCCTGATGGTGCTGTCGGCCTACTTGTCCGGCGAGGGTTATCGGGTGTTGCAAGCCGAAAACGGTGAGCAGGCGTTCGAGATCCTGGCGAGCAAGCCTCATCTGGACATGATGATCACTGACTTCCGCTTGCCCGGTGGCATTTCCGGGGTGCAGATTGCTGAGCCTGCGGTGAGGTTGCGTCCGGACTTGAAGGTTATTTTCATCAGTGGTTATGCGCAGGAAGTGCGTGAGACTGACAGTCCGATTACGCGCAAGGCGCCGATTTTGGACAAGCCGTTTGATTTGGATGTGTTGCAGGGCATTATGCAGGGGATGTTGTCTTAGTTCTTTTGGTGCGGGTTGCGTATAGCCATTTCTGCGGTAACAGCTGATTGAGTACATATCTGTTTCTGCGGTAACGGCCGCTGGCGGTTCCGCCCTTACGGCGGGTCACTTTTTTCAGACGCCAAAAAAGTAACCAAAAAGGCTTTGCGGTATGACTCACCCACATGGGTTACAAATCAGTTCACTCACATAGGTAACAGTTTTTAACTGGCAGGGTCGGTTTTCGAGGATCTGACCATGCCATGGCGAGAGCTGAAACCTATGGACCTGAAACTGCTGTTCATTGCGGACTTCATCAAAGGCCCGCCCAGCTTCAGTGCGCTTTGCCAAGCCTACGAGATCAGCCGCAAGACTGGCTATAAATGGGTCGAGCGGTATGAGAGGGAAGGGCCCGCCGGACTGGAAGAACATAGCCGTCGTCGGCTTACCCAGGAATGGGTAGTGCCGCTGGCTGTCCGTGAGGCGATCATTGAGTTACGCGGTCGGGGTGAGACAGAGCCTGGCCCCAAGAAAATTCAGGCGGCTTTGCTCGAGCGTTTTCCTGACCAGGCGCCGCCATCAAAGACGTCGATCTACAACATCCTAAAGAAAGCTGAGCTGGTCAAACCACGCCGATTGCGTCAACGAGTGGCGGTTTATCCCAAACCACTGCAGAAAGCAGAGGCTCCCAACCAGCTATTCAGCGCCGATTACAAAGGCCAATTCCTGACAGGTGCGGGCGTCTGGTGCTATCCATTGACGATCATGGACCATGCCAGTCGTTTCTTGCTCGCTTGCCACAGCATGGCTAGCACCAATTTCCAGGAAACCCAGGCGGTGTTTACTCAGGTGTTTCGTGAACATGGTCTGCCGGAGCGCATTCGTACCGACAATGGTGTTCCGTTTGCGAGCAAAGGGCGTGCGGGCCTTTCCCAGTTGTCCATCTGGTGGTTGCGTCTAGGGATCATTCCCGAGCGGATCGCCCCCGGCAGGCCGGAGCAAAATGGCCGACATGAACGTATGCATCGAACGTTGAAAAGCACTCTTCCGTCACCCCCTGCAGTAGCGTGGGAGGCTCAACAACGGCACTTTGATCGTTTCAGGCAACATTACAACTATGAGCGTTTGCACGAGGCTCTTAATCAGAAGACACCCGCGTCCTGCTATGAGCCTTCGTCCCGCCAATATCCCGAGAAGCTTCCCGAGATGACCTACCCGAGCCATATCGATAGCCTCCAAGCGGACTGCTCGGGCATCGTCAATCGTCGTGGTGTAAGGATCTACGTCGGCTATGTGCTCAAGCACCAGACCATTGGACTGGAGCAAATAGAGGACGGGATCTGGGATGTTATCTTCGGTCCAATCATCCTTGGACGGATTGATGTAAGAGATGCCATTGATGGCTACGTGACACTCCGGGTGTTACCTATGTGAGTGCACTTTTTTGTAACCCATGTGGGTGATCCGTATATTGCCCCACCACTCGGTGCCTCGCCTAGGCTCGGCATGCCCTCACTCCGGCCTTGCTCCGTGGGCCCGCCGCGATGGGCCATCCATGGCCCTGCGCGGCTATCCCGGCATCCATGCCGGGATGCCCACTCCACAAGGCCTGCGTTCGGCCAGCGTGGTTTTACGGGGCGCCAAGATCAAGATCAAGATCAAAAGCAAAGCAAGTCCGCTTCCACACTGGATTTCCAGCAGCCACAGCACTGATGTGGACCAGATTCCCTGTGGGAGCAAGCTTGCTCGCGAAGAGGCCAGCACATCCAACATCATTATCGACTGTTCCATCGCCTTCGCGAGCAGGCTCGCTCCCACAGGGGGGGACGCGATCATCAAAGAGCCCGGCCGGCCTCAAACCTTGATCATCTCCCGCACCTTCGCCGTCAGCAGATCAAACGTAAACGGCTTGGTGATCATCTGCATGCCCGAATCC
This genomic interval from Pseudomonas alvandae contains the following:
- a CDS encoding chemotaxis protein CheB, giving the protein MKSMTDRSRPAIEAIVVGASAGGVEALLKVFSRLRPGFSLPILVVLHLPDERHSQLAQVFGHRLAVPVEEARDKQDIVPGTLYVATPGYHLSIEADRSLSLSLEEPVHHSRPSIDVLFESAADVYGGHLLAVVLTGANSDGARGLAKVKALGGITVVQDPEEAQVPTMPEAALTLHEPDHILTLQGIGQLLAGLE
- a CDS encoding hybrid sensor histidine kinase/response regulator; this encodes MPRDIQAKLLIVDDLPENLLALEALIKRDDRQVYKALSADEALSLLLQHDFALAIIDVQMPGMNGFELAELMRGTEKTRSIPIIFVSAAGRERNYAFTGYENGAVDFLHKPLDNHAVKSKVNVFVELYRQRKAMKEQVIALEQSRREQEQLLQQLQATRSELEQAVRMRDDFMSIVAHEVRTPLNGLILETQLRKMHLARDNAAAFTLDKVKAMVERDERQIKSLIRLIEDMLDVSRIRTGKLSIRPTRFNLTALVQNLLHNFQPQIAAAECTVTCTAESSVEGHWDEFRIEQVVSNLLTNALRYGSKSPIEVRVYQTPDHACVEVQDHGIGISEENQARIFQQFERVSSKAAATGLGLGLFISEQIVTAHGGIITVNSRLNEGALFRVCLPFQKTGERTQPLSDPKVVSAAIDPTKASHE
- a CDS encoding integrase core domain-containing protein; this translates as MPWRELKPMDLKLLFIADFIKGPPSFSALCQAYEISRKTGYKWVERYEREGPAGLEEHSRRRLTQEWVVPLAVREAIIELRGRGETEPGPKKIQAALLERFPDQAPPSKTSIYNILKKAELVKPRRLRQRVAVYPKPLQKAEAPNQLFSADYKGQFLTGAGVWCYPLTIMDHASRFLLACHSMASTNFQETQAVFTQVFREHGLPERIRTDNGVPFASKGRAGLSQLSIWWLRLGIIPERIAPGRPEQNGRHERMHRTLKSTLPSPPAVAWEAQQRHFDRFRQHYNYERLHEALNQKTPASCYEPSSRQYPEKLPEMTYPSHIDSLQADCSGIVNRRGVRIYVGYVLKHQTIGLEQIEDGIWDVIFGPIILGRIDVRDAIDGYVTLRVLPM
- a CDS encoding CheR family methyltransferase; this encodes MERNTDIELRLLIEAIYLKYSYDFRDYSGASIKRRVLHALSQFDCKTISALQERVLHDPGAFMQLLQLLTIPVSEMFRDPSHFLAIREEVVPLLKTYPSIKIWIAGCSTGEEVYSMAILLREEGLLERTLIYATDINPRSLEKAKQGIFSLENVRAYTQNYQRAGGRQSFADYYTAAYDYAMFDKTLCQNVTFADHSLATDSVFSETQLISCRNVLIYFNKKLQDRAFGLFHESLCHRGFLVLGSKETLDFSVFGKQFEPLVKQERIYRKL
- a CDS encoding response regulator, with product MSEDAQDVVLIVEDDPSILMVLSAYLSGEGYRVLQAENGEQAFEILASKPHLDMMITDFRLPGGISGVQIAEPAVRLRPDLKVIFISGYAQEVRETDSPITRKAPILDKPFDLDVLQGIMQGMLS